The segment ATTTGAACGAGTTTAATAATGATGGGTACAAATTGGTTTATGAATTTGAGTTTTGTATCTTATATTCACCTTGATACAATTTTTAGATAATTATTGAATAGGTAAAATGCAAATAACTTGTTTACTCTCCACTCAAGAAACAAAAAACATGTTTAAggccaaaataaatttttaaattttgattaaaaTATTTGTGATGAGTGCCAAATTATTACATTGCCAACTGTAGTGAGAACACGATGTTCTGTCTTTTAGGTATCTTGTAGCTTTAGCATATAGACTTGATAATTTAAAAATGAAAACCACCCTTTCATCACTAATATGATATCACTAATACGATATCTATAAATTGGTTAGTGTGGTGAAGGGGGAGAagataggggggggggggggagcgaCTGCTAAGAAGAAAGCGATGTGGAAAGATGAGAAGAAGAGATAGCAAACTATTGAAGATGTGAAAACCCTAGAGGCAGACGAAAATGCTGAGATGAGTAGCCAGTAGGTGGAGGATGAGCTGCAGGATTTGAAGCTAGAAGTTCAAGAGCTGAGGAACACGATGGAGAGTCGAGGATGAATTTAGAACTACAAGCCCTAAATATGGAGATAAGGGAATTGAAGAACAAATGGGACACATGCGACAAGTAGCTAACGAGTATAAACAATTTTTGCATGAGGGTTACATATAGCTCGACAACCACCATTTGTCTGTTATAAGATAAGGCCCTAGGAGAGGTGGATGAGGACAAGGAATCCTACAGGGAGCTCTACAAGTTTCTCACTAACGACTGCACCGGGACAATTTCCTCAAACAAGCTATGTTACGAAAGTCTGGTCCCTAGGTCTAGGTGTTTCATTTATGGCTTTGGAATTATGGGGTTTTATCCCCTGTTGTCTAGGTGTTACATTTATGGCTTTGGACTTACGAGGTTTTATCCCCTGTTGATGTTTATTTTGTTGCTATTATTTTGTTTGGATTCTTTGTTTCTTTTTCTGGtaactttatgatgttcaaatgaGTTGCTAATGTTGAACACCTTCGAGTTGTGTTAAGGGACACCACCCTACTTTTcattgcttttaatatcaaaaaaatCACTTTTTAAAACATTGTTaactatataaatattttatttcaagttacataaaaaaattcacaaattatttcttaatataaaaaaatggatttataatctacacaaaatccaaaaatcacTAGAACtcacatcattttcaaattattaATAGCTAGAACTTTCTATAGATGTCAAAAAGTAAAAAGATGGTTAAAAATGTTGATTTTAATGTTCCACTTAGGCCAAAAATTTGAACACTATTGCACGGGATCACTCTTAGCATGTATTTGCAAATCTAAGCTCCACAATGATTCATTTGATAAAGGATTCAATTTGATGTatagatgtgttgaagaaaatatgGACGAATGAAATTTAATTGAAacaaagggttgagattgattagGGTAATCTTGTTCTCCTCTAGGGCAAGCTAAGAGAATAAATAGTTGAGATTGAATGTCGATGGGGGGTTAAGATTGATTGAGAGGGTCTTATTAAATGATTGGTGGTGAGATGTATAGTTGTGATTGTCTTATTCAAATGGACGAATTAGatgtaaaattatttaaatttttaagtgAGTAAAAGTGATGAGATAGAATTTCTTAATTTTGAATTGAGTGTGTTGGGGTGAAACATATTTTGATTGGTTTACTAAATGATAAATTGGGAATTAGACTTAATTGAAATATCAAAGGATCTTCATCAACCCCCCATCAAATTAACATCAACATAGGTGCATATCACTTGGTATTTCATACAACACATGAGCAACCATTCATGAGCACATACATTCAACAAGAAGGTATAATGTATAACTATCTttgaacaaatttatttttttgttgtttaaactTTCTTTGAGGTGTACTTAGTTTTGGAATAAGGACTCTTAGATTTGCACTAGCTTCCTCTTGTTTTAGTCCAAATCTAGGCTATACAATTTTTAAATAAAGAAATTGAGATAGAAACACATATTAGATTGGATTTAAAATTAGAATAAGATTTAAAAAAGTAAATGTGTATTTTGAGGTCAAAGAGGAGATTGAAATAACTATGACAAAAAgttatctattttttaaaattgaatctcaaatggtcaagttgagacaaatatattttataaattatgtGACTATACGAAATCCTAGTTCAATTTCATCATTGCCAAACTAAGCTTTTGCATACATTGATTTCAAGAACTTTTGCCACATAAATGATCATGTTCTCTTTAGATATTTTGTACATATAGCAAATATTATCTAATATCTATATGTACACTATAAGAACAAAGTGGTGCTGAGTTTTACTATGTATAACAAACACTCACACCCCTAGCctttgacaagttttgttgattgatttaacaattttaataaatttgaagataatgtatgTTTTATAAATAATGACGTGGCTAATATTATACGAAGGCTCTTAAGATTCAATGTAATGATGTAAGATGTAATGAGTGCTAGAATACCCTAGTTCAATAACTAGGTATTATTCCTTTATTGCTACAAGAGATGATGTGATTGATGTAAACATATGTATAATAACAAATCTACACAATGAAAATGTTGTGAGGTGTGGTTCTTATTCATCATTGGAAAAGTTGTTTGGTGGATAAATTAATGGTCATTATTATCTCCACTACCTATTGCTATCGAAATTTTTGGAGCAGACCATCTGGCTTGTTTAAGTGATGAGAACAGTGGATGCcgcttgatttgattttttttggagtcCCCCTCGCCTCAGAATTTCTGTGCATCCGCACTTGAATCAATGGCTCACAATCTGGCGACCCTGAACTACATAATCTAATTGAGAATACAAATCAAACTCATAAAGATATAACATAATTTTGTAAACTCCTAAGATTAAATCTATTCAATATAAAATagtattctattttattttatatttataaatgtatACAATAGTAATGGAAGACAGATTCCCAAAAAAGTTTGGCTTGAACTTTTAGGCTTGAAAGCTTTATCTCCCGAGAATTGATGGAAGTAAGAAGAATTCCTGTGAGTATGTTCAAAGCATAGTGATATAACATAATTCATCTGAGTGTCTCACGGTACATATTGGTCCTAATTTTCTCTAAAATGTCAGCAATTTGAAGCATGTTGGGTCGTTCTTGAGGGGACTCTCGTGTGCACAGCAGCCCCACGTCCATGATTTCAGTTATCACATTCTCGCTACCTTGGTCTTCTCTCCACATATTTCTCCACAGATTTCTATCAACTATTTCTCTAACTCTATGCGGGAGATTTTCAGCTGCCCATTTTTTCAAGTTTAATCCATCCTTGAAAATGGCATTCGTTGGCCTCATTCTTGTAAACATCTCTAGTAATAATACTCCGTAGCTGAACACATCTCCTTTGGTCGACACCCTTGCACCCAATCCATACTCTGCAGAATGATTCAGTTAATTTTTTCATTCCAGCATTCACTGATAGGTTTAAATACAAAGTAAAATTAAGGAAACAAACATACCTGGGGCAATGTAGCCTACTGATCCTTTGAGTAAATGTGAGGTGGAAGTCATGGAATCCATAGAGTTGGCCAAGACTATTCTTGCAATGCCGAAGTCTGTCAGATGTGCTGTCATGTCGTCTCCCAACAATACATTACTGGGTTTTAAATCACAATGCAGAACCTGTACAAAGCATTGGTGATGAAGGTATGCTAAGGCTTGAGCTATGTCAATGGCTATGCTCAGTCTTTCTGTCAAACTCAGTTCACACTCATCTCCGTCAGGGTATAGCCAGTCTTCCAAGCTGCCCTTTTGCATATAGGGGAAAATCAAAGCTTTGAAATCAAGGTTGGAGCAGCAAGTAATGACTCCAACCAGATTTCTGTGCCTGACCCTACCTAAAGCCTCGCACTCCCTGTCAAAACTCTGATGAGCATCTTCATTTTGCAAACTGAGAACCTTAACAGCAATTAGTGTGCCATCACTCATCTCCCCTTTATACACTGATCCATAATTACCAACCCCTAAAAGGTTGGCATCACTAAGCCCATTAGTTGCAGCCATAATATCCTTTTGTGAAATTCTAGGCAGGCCCACATTCAAATGCAAAGCTTCTGTAGTCTGCAAGTTTGTACTACTTTTCTTCTTCCCATACTTCCAAATTAAGAAAGCTAAGAAGCAAATGCAAATAAAAAAAGTTGTGACAGCTACAGGAGCTATTATCCTCCAATTTTTCGAATTAGAACTATGAGTGTGAGACACAGGAGGAGGGCATGATGGCATATTATGTATCCATGGTCCACACAGACCCTCATTTCCTACAAATGATGCATTAGTAAGCCTTCTGAAAATACCACCTTTGGGCACTTCTCCTGTTAACTTATTCATGGACAAATTCAAGTGGTTAAGCATCTTGAGTGTTTCTAGGGACTCTGGTATAGTTCCTGACAAATTGTTCCAGGACAAATCCAGGTCCCCCAAGCTCTGAAGTTGCCGAAGTGAATCTGGTATTGGACCATGCATAGAATTGTGTGATAGATTAAGGTATTGAACTGATGTGCAACTTCCAATTGTGCCAGGTATTGAACCCACCAATAAATTTGAAGAAACATCTATGGCCTGCACCATTGTCATCTTGCCTATCACTGGTGGCAGAGAGCCTAGTAATAGATTGTTCGACAAGTTGAAATACAAGTTCAGATTCGGAAGAGCAGCTAGCTCTGGTGGGATCTCTCCACTCAGATTGTTGTAAGACAAATCAATCACTTCCAACAGTCGGCAGTCCCCTAGACTAGGAGGAATTTCTCCTGAAAGCTTGTTCTGATGAAGGTATAACACTCGAAGCTGTTGCAGGTGGCCCAAAGAAGGGGGAATTGAGCCAGATAGCTGATTTTGGTATAAAGACATGAGACCTAATCTTGGTAGGTCACCAATTTCTGTTGAGATGTTTCCCTGTAGACTATTTTTTCCTAGGAACAAACGTTCCAACTTTGTAAGCCTCCTCAGTGATGAAGGAATAGATCCATTGAAGAAATTCCCCTGTAAATCGAGTAATGTCAAATTACTCAGGTTGGCAATTTGTGGTGGGATTTGTCCATCTAAATAGTTGTAGCTCAAGTTGAAGATAGAAAGCTTGGAAGGAAGGAGATCAATCGATGGTGGCAGAGTGCCAGTAAGCTCATTTTCACCCAAATGTATCTGCTCAAGAAGAGAGCAATTAGACAATGCAGAGAGAAAGACTAAACTATTGCTACTGCCACTCACAAGCCTGTTTGTTCCTAGAAAGAGGCGCTCAAGGTTACTCAATTGACTAAATTCCATTGGAACCGTGCCATTTAGTTTATTGACTCTCAGGTCAATAACATTGAGTTGGGTACAGTTAGAAAGAGAATTTGGGATTCTACCAGTCAGTCGATTACCCCATAGAAGCAGTTTCTGCAATTGAGACAGTTTGGCACCAAACTCCCAGGGAATATTGCCGGACAAACTATTGTTATGAAGCTCCAAATCTTGCAGAGGAGTACAGTTAGAGAGGGAGGCCGGAATTTGTCCTTTAAGATGGTTATGACGAAGGCGTAGCATGTTGAGTTGGGAAAGCATGCCCAATTCGGGAGGAATGGAACCCCTGAGCCTGTTATTACCCAGAGACAGTACGCTCAACGAGGAACAATTTCCCAAGGAAGACGGAATGGAGCCTGTTAACTTGTTATCTGAAAGCCAGAGCATTTGTAATCCTGTGAGAAGCCCTATCTCCGAAGGAATGCCTCCGCTCAAACGATTGCGAAAAACAGAGAATGTTTTCAGTAACCGACAATTGCTAAACGTGGAGGGTACAGAGCCTTCTAATCTGTTCTTGGAGAGGCGGAGGTTCCTCAAACGAGCAAGATTTCCCAATTCAGGGGGAATATGCCCGCTCAGAGCGTTGTTATTGAGGTCAAGAACGCGAAGAAATGAAATATTAGCTAGAAACGGCGAGATGGAGCCTTGCAACGACATACCTGTAAGATTGAGTTCCACGACTCGCTGTCTGCGTGTGGAACATTTCACTCCGCTCCAATTGCAGACTGGATGTGTGGAATTCCAATCGCTTAATGAGTTATAGAGATCCACAGTGATACCTGCCCTGAATGCCAACAGAGCTTGTCCGTCCGAAACATTGTTGAGCTGAATCGGTCGTGACAGAACAATTCCTGATGAACACGAGAGCATTAAGAATAGTATCAAAGTCACCATTTTTTTTGCACGCTCTTCCTTAACGATACCCTTCACGTCTCTGCCTCCAATTCCACCTCTATTTTGTGATTCATATTCATCCCCCATACATACTTCTGTGACAAATTGACAGGAAAACTACCGATTTTGACAAGAAAGAATACGTGACAATTGACAAGACTACCACCAAATTGACAATCGAGAGAATAAAGTGGATCCATGCCAAGAATTACTTTAGACTGATCTGGAtttggaaaaaaattaattttaatgttaGGCTGCTGGCTGTGTATATGGAATGGAGACCTGTGCATTGTAAATTATGAAGAGGAAATTTTACAGCCAAACTCCACTCGGGTAGATATTTCTTTTCGGCTGTTCTTTAGATGTATCTGTAGGGAAACAGAGCTTTTTTTACATAAATATTTAGGATAAATAattagatttttcttttttttttattaacaaGATCGCATTATTACGAAGTTTTTGTCAAATGTTATTCCAAGTTTTCGGCTGTAATTTTAATTTTTTCGCTCTTctttttatttgcctacaatattgCTTATAAAATTGCTGCCCTTAGGTGGATGATTTTGTTTTTTGATATGTAGAAAATTGGAGTAAGGCATGTAATCATTCACCCTTTTATAATTAACTTATATTAGCATTCTTTAACCCTCaactttttggatttttgaatgtgcTCCACAAAATCCTGGTTAATGGTTGTTAATGCATGCATACATACTACATTTGTAATATAGTGAtagtaaaaataaaatgaaaatggatAATAATTATGATGAGATATATTCATTTGTAAAATACTATAAAATATCTTTTTATCGACAAAATTTAAAATATCTTTTTGTggacaaaataaaaaatatcataagaaaatatttaaacataaccaataatatatgatagtagaaaaatgaaaaatatacaacacaacattaatata is part of the Cryptomeria japonica chromosome 10, Sugi_1.0, whole genome shotgun sequence genome and harbors:
- the LOC131055583 gene encoding putative receptor-like protein kinase At3g47110, encoding MGDEYESQNRGGIGGRDVKGIVKEERAKKMVTLILFLMLSCSSGIVLSRPIQLNNVSDGQALLAFRAGITVDLYNSLSDWNSTHPVCNWSGVKCSTRRQRVVELNLTGMSLQGSISPFLANISFLRVLDLNNNALSGHIPPELGNLARLRNLRLSKNRLEGSVPSTFSNCRLLKTFSVFRNRLSGGIPSEIGLLTGLQMLWLSDNKLTGSIPSSLGNCSSLSVLSLGNNRLRGSIPPELGMLSQLNMLRLRHNHLKGQIPASLSNCTPLQDLELHNNSLSGNIPWEFGAKLSQLQKLLLWGNRLTGRIPNSLSNCTQLNVIDLRVNKLNGTVPMEFSQLSNLERLFLGTNRLVSGSSNSLVFLSALSNCSLLEQIHLGENELTGTLPPSIDLLPSKLSIFNLSYNYLDGQIPPQIANLSNLTLLDLQGNFFNGSIPSSLRRLTKLERLFLGKNSLQGNISTEIGDLPRLGLMSLYQNQLSGSIPPSLGHLQQLRVLYLHQNKLSGEIPPSLGDCRLLEVIDLSYNNLSGEIPPELAALPNLNLYFNLSNNLLLGSLPPVIGKMTMVQAIDVSSNLLVGSIPGTIGSCTSVQYLNLSHNSMHGPIPDSLRQLQSLGDLDLSWNNLSGTIPESLETLKMLNHLNLSMNKLTGEVPKGGIFRRLTNASFVGNEGLCGPWIHNMPSCPPPVSHTHSSNSKNWRIIAPVAVTTFFICICFLAFLIWKYGKKKSSTNLQTTEALHLNVGLPRISQKDIMAATNGLSDANLLGVGNYGSVYKGEMSDGTLIAVKVLSLQNEDAHQSFDRECEALGRVRHRNLVGVITCCSNLDFKALIFPYMQKGSLEDWLYPDGDECELSLTERLSIAIDIAQALAYLHHQCFVQVLHCDLKPSNVLLGDDMTAHLTDFGIARIVLANSMDSMTSTSHLLKGSVGYIAPEYGLGARVSTKGDVFSYGVLLLEMFTRMRPTNAIFKDGLNLKKWAAENLPHRVREIVDRNLWRNMWREDQGSENVITEIMDVGLLCTRESPQERPNMLQIADILEKIRTNMYRETLR